One Granulicella sp. 5B5 DNA window includes the following coding sequences:
- a CDS encoding substrate-binding domain-containing protein — MPGKTKARRLYLIPVLTKALDILELLQTENQPMVLESIHKRTRISKTTVYRILKTLVHRGYVGQGADRQYRHIARPRKLRFGFGGQSAEMPFSEAMTASLRQAAAAVGVDLVVLDNHYDPQVAIENAETFIRERVDVIIEFQVDEHIAPIIADKIAEAGIPLIAVDIPHPRATFIGVDNYRAGLEAGGLLADYSLNYWEGKMDWMVGLDIEEAGQLVQSRITGAFQGVKARLPNLPVESFVRIDGRGMRDKSYKVILDFLNRHPKDKHILVAAANDTSAMGAIAAVRELGREKHVAVVGQDCVEEMLREMQRSNSPAIGSISHEVQLYGPRLIDLGLSLLRSETVPPYNYVEHRAVTPDLASRALEALLLSPSHFSSSASSEAPPRAAPPKKRASGKKSTQRALAR, encoded by the coding sequence ATGCCCGGAAAGACAAAGGCCCGCCGCCTTTACCTGATCCCTGTCCTGACCAAGGCGCTCGACATCCTTGAGCTGCTGCAGACGGAAAATCAGCCCATGGTCCTCGAGAGCATCCATAAGCGGACCCGCATCTCCAAGACCACCGTCTATCGCATCCTCAAGACGTTGGTCCACCGCGGCTATGTGGGGCAGGGGGCTGACCGCCAGTATCGCCACATCGCTCGCCCGCGCAAGCTCCGCTTTGGCTTTGGCGGTCAAAGCGCGGAGATGCCGTTCTCCGAGGCCATGACCGCCAGTCTGCGCCAGGCTGCTGCTGCTGTCGGTGTCGATCTCGTCGTCCTCGATAACCACTACGACCCGCAGGTGGCTATCGAGAACGCCGAGACCTTCATCCGCGAGCGTGTCGACGTCATCATCGAGTTCCAGGTCGACGAGCACATCGCCCCCATCATCGCCGACAAGATCGCCGAAGCCGGCATCCCGCTCATCGCCGTTGACATCCCCCATCCCCGCGCCACGTTCATCGGCGTCGACAACTATCGCGCGGGCCTCGAAGCCGGCGGCCTGCTCGCCGACTACTCCCTCAACTACTGGGAGGGCAAGATGGACTGGATGGTCGGGCTAGACATCGAAGAGGCCGGCCAGCTCGTCCAGAGTCGTATCACCGGCGCCTTCCAGGGCGTCAAGGCGCGTCTGCCGAACCTCCCTGTCGAGTCCTTCGTCCGCATCGACGGCCGCGGCATGCGCGACAAGAGTTACAAAGTCATCCTCGACTTCCTCAACCGTCATCCTAAGGATAAGCACATCCTCGTTGCAGCTGCCAACGACACCAGCGCGATGGGCGCCATCGCCGCTGTCCGCGAGCTGGGCCGTGAAAAGCACGTCGCCGTCGTCGGCCAGGATTGCGTCGAGGAGATGCTCCGTGAGATGCAGCGATCGAACAGTCCCGCCATCGGTTCCATCTCGCATGAGGTTCAGCTTTACGGCCCACGCCTCATCGACCTCGGCCTCTCGCTGCTGCGTAGTGAGACCGTTCCGCCTTACAACTACGTCGAGCACCGCGCCGTCACGCCGGACCTCGCCTCGCGCGCGCTGGAGGCTCTCTTGCTGTCACCTTCTCACTTTTCCTCGTCGGCTTCATCGGAAGCGCCACCCCGCGCCGCGCCTCCAAAGAAGCGCGCGAGCGGAAAGAAATCAACACAAAGGGCCTTGGCACGCTAG
- a CDS encoding FGGY-family carbohydrate kinase yields the protein MMSATAPQPIDLRALVAIDLGAESCRVSLLRWKNSEPHIELVHRFPNGATETADGLHWNLEGILTGLDEGLRKCATIATEGIRSIAVDGWGVDYVRLDSNGKPVSEPFCYRDERTVTAEESLNDRISPQRMRELTGIGLLRINTAYQLFADDASVRSLPWLNLPEYILYSLGARPVSERTLASHTQILSMPTEQSPGEWCDEIVHELDIPASAMPELVNPGTDVGPLTGPLAALPAFQNTRLIAPCCHDTASAIAAIPDAADDWAYISSGTWSLVGTLLPQPNNSQRARDENFTNLIGADGTICFHKNVNGMWLLRQCMETWTAEGAHLEITELVEAASKAPVPTYTLDVDDPDLLLSGRMPQRINAQLHRRNLPELSTHPNDAPAMAAFLFHSLAARYAQVLASVAAITGKPLRRIHIMGGGSQNAFLNRLTEQATGLEVHRVGTECSTVGNFAVQLATLEQTPGPRPSAHWASRLA from the coding sequence ATGATGAGCGCCACTGCACCCCAACCCATCGACCTCCGAGCCCTAGTCGCCATCGACTTAGGCGCCGAATCCTGCCGCGTCTCCCTCCTCCGCTGGAAGAACAGCGAGCCGCATATCGAGCTCGTTCACCGCTTCCCCAACGGCGCCACAGAAACCGCCGACGGCCTCCACTGGAACCTCGAAGGCATCCTTACCGGTCTCGACGAAGGCCTCCGCAAATGCGCAACCATCGCCACCGAAGGGATCCGCTCCATTGCAGTCGACGGATGGGGCGTCGACTACGTCCGCCTCGACAGCAATGGTAAGCCCGTATCTGAACCCTTCTGCTACCGCGACGAGCGCACCGTCACTGCCGAAGAGTCCCTCAACGACCGCATCAGCCCGCAGCGCATGCGTGAGCTCACCGGCATCGGCCTCCTGCGCATCAACACGGCCTACCAGCTCTTCGCAGACGATGCGAGCGTCCGTTCGCTCCCCTGGCTCAACCTGCCCGAGTACATCCTCTACTCCCTCGGCGCGCGTCCCGTCTCCGAACGCACTCTCGCCAGCCACACCCAGATCCTCAGCATGCCCACCGAGCAATCGCCTGGCGAGTGGTGCGACGAGATCGTTCACGAGCTCGACATCCCCGCATCGGCAATGCCTGAGCTGGTGAACCCCGGCACCGATGTCGGCCCGCTCACCGGCCCGCTCGCCGCTCTACCGGCCTTCCAAAACACCCGCCTGATCGCACCCTGCTGCCACGACACAGCCTCCGCCATCGCCGCCATCCCCGACGCCGCCGACGACTGGGCCTACATCAGCTCCGGCACCTGGTCGCTCGTCGGCACGCTGCTCCCGCAGCCCAACAACTCCCAGCGCGCCCGCGATGAGAACTTCACTAACCTCATCGGCGCCGATGGCACCATCTGCTTCCACAAGAACGTCAATGGCATGTGGCTCCTCCGCCAGTGCATGGAGACCTGGACCGCCGAAGGCGCGCATCTTGAGATCACCGAGCTCGTCGAGGCCGCCAGCAAGGCTCCTGTGCCCACCTATACGCTCGACGTTGACGACCCTGATTTGCTCCTCAGTGGTCGCATGCCGCAGCGCATCAATGCGCAGCTCCACCGTCGCAACCTGCCCGAGCTCAGCACTCATCCCAACGACGCCCCCGCAATGGCCGCCTTCCTCTTCCACTCCCTTGCCGCGCGCTACGCGCAGGTGCTCGCCAGCGTGGCAGCCATCACCGGCAAACCGCTGCGTCGCATCCACATCATGGGCGGCGGTAGTCAGAACGCCTTCCTCAACCGCCTGACTGAACAAGCGACCGGCCTCGAAGTCCACCGGGTGGGTACCGAGTGCTCCACCGTCGGCAACTTCGCCGTCCAGCTAGCCACCCTCGAACAAACCCCTGGCCCACGTCCCTCAGCTCATTGGGCCAGCCGCCTCGCATAA
- a CDS encoding L-rhamnose/proton symporter RhaT produces MGPNPFIGVIYHWLGGLASASNFIPFRGIKRWSWEIYWIIQGVAAWLIAPTLIASIFVPHVFKILGEAHRSPDASLFWPMLMGILWGVGGLTFGLAIRYLGLGLGYAIALGFCTAFGTLIPPIYYGQMHSILNERSGQVILVGVFMCLLAIGVSGAAGYSKEHEVTEEEKAIAGERDFSFIKGLAVAVFAGIMSSFFAFGLAAGKPIGDITRVHLVAGGRRDLWSNLPVLIVVLWGGFVTNFVWSAVLIVKNHSFAQFGGAPGDNPMGTAPVTGDTLVDFNPRDYIGRISGKVLTKNYLFAALAGIIWYFQFFFYSMGQTKMGKYDFASWTLHMASIIIFANLWGIALKEWRGTSLRTRALVGCGLALLIGSTVVVGYGSYLKVH; encoded by the coding sequence GTGGGACCTAATCCGTTTATCGGCGTCATCTATCACTGGCTGGGCGGACTCGCCTCTGCCAGCAACTTTATTCCGTTTCGCGGCATCAAGCGATGGTCGTGGGAGATTTACTGGATCATCCAAGGCGTGGCCGCGTGGCTGATCGCTCCAACGCTGATTGCGAGCATCTTTGTGCCGCATGTCTTCAAGATTCTCGGAGAAGCGCATCGCTCGCCGGATGCCAGCCTCTTCTGGCCGATGCTCATGGGGATACTGTGGGGCGTCGGCGGACTGACGTTTGGACTGGCGATCCGCTATCTGGGACTGGGACTGGGATACGCGATTGCGCTGGGCTTCTGCACGGCGTTTGGGACATTGATCCCACCGATTTACTACGGGCAGATGCACAGCATTTTGAACGAGCGTTCGGGACAGGTGATTCTGGTCGGCGTCTTTATGTGCCTGTTGGCGATCGGGGTCAGCGGAGCGGCGGGCTACTCCAAGGAACATGAGGTGACCGAGGAGGAGAAGGCGATCGCCGGCGAACGCGACTTCTCTTTCATCAAAGGCCTTGCGGTCGCGGTGTTCGCGGGCATTATGAGCTCGTTCTTTGCGTTTGGCCTGGCTGCGGGCAAGCCCATCGGAGACATCACGCGAGTACACCTGGTGGCAGGTGGCCGGAGGGACCTATGGTCCAATCTGCCGGTGCTGATCGTTGTGCTGTGGGGCGGGTTCGTTACGAACTTCGTGTGGTCTGCGGTACTGATTGTGAAGAACCACTCGTTCGCACAGTTTGGCGGAGCGCCGGGCGATAATCCGATGGGGACGGCCCCGGTGACGGGCGATACCCTGGTGGACTTCAATCCGCGCGACTATATTGGGCGCATCAGCGGGAAGGTGCTGACCAAGAACTACCTGTTCGCGGCGCTGGCCGGAATCATCTGGTACTTCCAGTTCTTCTTCTACTCGATGGGGCAGACGAAGATGGGCAAGTACGACTTCGCCAGCTGGACGCTGCACATGGCAAGCATCATCATCTTCGCGAACCTGTGGGGCATTGCGCTGAAGGAGTGGCGCGGAACGAGCCTGAGGACGCGAGCGTTGGTCGGCTGCGGACTTGCACTGCTGATCGGATCTACTGTGGTGGTCGGCTATGGGAGTTATCTGAAGGTCCACTGA
- a CDS encoding TIM barrel protein: protein MSTNSISNAAQSRIHKALDAFAIEIPSWGFANTGTRFGKFSQPAAATNLEEKFADAGEVNRLTGVTPTLALHVLWDMPNGVADAEKIQSLAKQYGVRAGSINPNLFQEPEYKFGSICNPSAEVRKKATQHLLDSVAIGKAVGSAEVSVWVADGSNYPGTQSISRRIGWMKEAFAAAHEALAPGQTLLIEYKPFEPAFYHTDIADWGMSLELCRAAGPQARVLVDTGHHYQGTNIEQIVSWLIALDVLGGFHFNDRKYADDDLTLGSIDPYQVFRIFHEIHAAQESNSAFTAPAYMIDQSHNLKGKMEAMIQTVVTAQELYARAALVDQAELAVLQDSCQLVAAEELFRGAFWTDVRPIVQQWREQRGLPVDPLAALRSSGYVEQIAAARAAKNSVGQSSYA, encoded by the coding sequence ATGTCGACTAATTCCATCTCCAACGCTGCGCAATCCCGCATTCACAAAGCCCTCGACGCCTTCGCCATTGAGATCCCCTCCTGGGGATTTGCCAATACAGGCACGCGCTTCGGCAAGTTTTCACAGCCTGCCGCCGCTACCAACCTTGAAGAGAAGTTTGCCGACGCGGGTGAGGTCAATCGCCTCACCGGCGTCACTCCCACGCTGGCACTGCATGTCCTTTGGGATATGCCAAATGGTGTTGCGGATGCTGAGAAGATTCAATCGCTTGCCAAGCAGTATGGCGTCCGTGCAGGCTCGATCAATCCCAATCTCTTTCAGGAACCCGAGTACAAGTTCGGCTCCATCTGCAATCCCTCCGCTGAGGTCCGCAAGAAAGCCACGCAGCACCTGCTTGACTCGGTCGCCATCGGCAAGGCCGTCGGCTCTGCCGAGGTCTCCGTCTGGGTCGCCGACGGCTCCAACTACCCCGGCACGCAGAGCATCTCGCGCCGCATCGGCTGGATGAAGGAGGCCTTCGCCGCCGCCCATGAGGCCCTCGCTCCCGGCCAGACTCTGCTCATCGAATACAAGCCCTTTGAGCCTGCTTTTTATCACACGGATATCGCCGACTGGGGCATGTCCCTTGAGCTCTGTCGAGCTGCTGGCCCCCAGGCCCGCGTGCTGGTCGATACCGGCCATCACTATCAGGGCACCAACATCGAACAGATCGTCTCGTGGCTTATTGCGCTCGATGTCCTCGGTGGCTTCCACTTCAACGATCGCAAGTACGCCGATGATGACCTGACGCTCGGGTCCATCGACCCCTATCAGGTCTTCCGTATCTTCCATGAGATCCACGCCGCGCAAGAGAGCAACAGTGCCTTCACCGCTCCGGCCTACATGATCGATCAGAGCCACAACCTCAAGGGCAAGATGGAGGCGATGATCCAGACCGTCGTGACGGCGCAGGAACTCTACGCCCGAGCCGCCCTCGTCGATCAGGCTGAGCTCGCCGTTCTGCAGGACAGTTGCCAGCTCGTTGCAGCTGAGGAACTCTTTCGTGGCGCTTTCTGGACTGACGTTCGGCCCATTGTGCAGCAGTGGCGTGAGCAGCGCGGTCTGCCTGTCGATCCCCTTGCCGCTCTCAGGTCCAGCGGTTACGTCGAACAGATAGCAGCGGCCCGTGCGGCAAAAAACTCTGTAGGCCAGAGTTCCTACGCCTGA
- a CDS encoding L-rhamnose mutarotase yields MQRYAQIIRLRPEDEAEYVRYHAEVWPTVLQTIADCNIRNYSIFLRGDMLFAYFEYHGTDYAADMRRMAADPETQRWWKIMDPMQLPVIDAAPGDHWTQLHEVFHFDGHPSPDSCRR; encoded by the coding sequence TTGCAGCGTTACGCGCAGATCATTCGTCTCCGTCCTGAAGATGAAGCGGAGTACGTCCGCTACCACGCCGAGGTCTGGCCCACCGTCCTCCAGACCATCGCCGACTGCAACATCCGCAACTACTCCATCTTCCTCCGCGGCGACATGCTCTTCGCCTACTTCGAGTACCACGGCACAGACTACGCCGCCGACATGCGCCGCATGGCCGCCGACCCTGAAACCCAGCGCTGGTGGAAGATCATGGACCCCATGCAACTCCCCGTCATAGACGCCGCCCCCGGCGACCATTGGACCCAGCTCCACGAAGTCTTCCACTTCGACGGCCACCCGTCGCCTGATAGCTGCCGCAGATAA
- a CDS encoding LutB/LldF family L-lactate oxidation iron-sulfur protein yields MSVRVGKTDRAAAFPVAAKTALKNDQLRANVRRATDTIRGKRALRVEEMPDWQQLRDTASAIKAHTLRHLDEYLVEFEKNCELAGGKVHWARDADEANAIAIGLIRQYSEGNSHVEVIKVKTMTSDEVQMNVALEAAGITPIETDLADMIVQMGHDEPSHIVVPALHRNRFEVRDLFRETMHRPELTAEPEDLTGAARAYLRERFLKVKIGVSGANFAIAETGGVCVVESEGNGRMCLTMPDVLISLIGVEKVIPRFEDLEVFLQLLPRSATGERMNPYNSLWCGVHAGDGPKAFHVILLDNGRTKLLHDEMERETLECIRCGACLNACPVYRETGGHAYGSIYSGPIGAILSPQLQSLEHSRSLPYASTLCGACYEVCPVKINIPEILIHLRGRVVREDQATLGGKLAVENLAMQGAAAAFQSQRRYEAAQRLAQAGQMLFRKGDQLENLPGMAGGWTKYRDLKAIPKQSFRDWWKSRSKGASA; encoded by the coding sequence ATGAGCGTTCGCGTTGGCAAGACAGACAGAGCCGCGGCGTTTCCGGTTGCGGCGAAGACCGCGCTGAAGAACGATCAGCTTCGCGCCAATGTGCGCCGCGCGACGGATACGATTCGCGGCAAGCGTGCTCTGCGCGTGGAGGAGATGCCGGACTGGCAGCAGCTGCGCGATACGGCTAGTGCGATCAAGGCGCATACACTGCGGCATCTCGACGAGTACCTGGTTGAGTTTGAGAAGAACTGCGAGCTGGCTGGCGGCAAGGTGCACTGGGCCCGCGATGCGGATGAGGCCAATGCGATTGCTATTGGGCTGATTAGGCAATACTCGGAGGGCAACTCTCATGTCGAGGTCATCAAGGTGAAGACGATGACCTCGGATGAGGTGCAGATGAACGTGGCGCTGGAGGCCGCGGGCATCACTCCGATTGAGACAGACCTGGCCGATATGATTGTGCAGATGGGCCACGATGAGCCCTCGCACATTGTGGTTCCGGCGCTACATCGCAACCGGTTTGAGGTGCGTGATCTGTTCCGCGAGACGATGCATCGGCCGGAGTTGACGGCCGAGCCGGAGGATCTGACCGGGGCAGCGCGGGCGTATCTGCGGGAGCGGTTCCTGAAGGTGAAGATCGGTGTAAGCGGCGCGAACTTTGCGATTGCGGAGACGGGTGGTGTGTGTGTCGTCGAGTCCGAGGGCAATGGGCGGATGTGCCTGACGATGCCGGATGTGTTGATCTCGCTGATCGGCGTCGAGAAGGTAATCCCGCGGTTCGAGGACCTTGAAGTGTTTCTGCAGCTGCTGCCGCGGTCGGCGACGGGGGAGCGGATGAATCCGTACAACTCGCTGTGGTGCGGTGTGCATGCGGGTGATGGGCCGAAGGCGTTCCATGTGATCCTGCTGGACAACGGGCGCACGAAGCTACTGCATGACGAGATGGAACGCGAGACGCTGGAGTGCATCCGGTGCGGCGCTTGTTTGAACGCTTGCCCGGTGTACCGCGAGACGGGTGGGCATGCGTATGGATCGATCTACTCGGGACCGATTGGGGCGATCCTGTCGCCGCAGCTGCAGTCGCTGGAGCACTCGCGTTCCCTGCCGTATGCGTCGACGCTGTGTGGCGCTTGCTATGAGGTCTGCCCGGTGAAGATCAATATTCCGGAGATCCTGATTCACCTGCGCGGGCGCGTGGTGCGCGAGGACCAGGCGACGCTGGGCGGCAAGCTGGCGGTGGAGAACCTGGCCATGCAGGGTGCGGCTGCGGCGTTCCAGAGCCAGCGGCGGTATGAGGCGGCGCAGCGGCTGGCACAGGCTGGGCAGATGCTGTTCCGGAAGGGTGATCAGTTGGAGAACCTGCCTGGCATGGCGGGGGGCTGGACTAAGTATCGCGACCTGAAGGCCATCCCGAAGCAGAGCTTCCGCGACTGGTGGAAGAGCCGCAGCAAGGGAGCAAGCGCATGA
- a CDS encoding (Fe-S)-binding protein → MRISLFVACYNDTLFPETGVAVTRVLERLGHTVEFPLAQTCCGQMHYNTGYHREAVPLVRRFVEMFRDAEVVCVPSASCVAMMREHYLMMAEAENDSAFLADVKSLLPRVFEFSELLANRLQTEDVGATFAHSVTYHPSCHSLRMLHVGDAPVRLLRQVRGLTLLELPKKEQCCGFGGTFAVKNADVSVAMLAEKQGCVVETGAEVVTALDNSCLMQIYGGLHRAGSAVRTMHIAEILASEGAAL, encoded by the coding sequence TTGCGCATCTCGCTGTTCGTAGCCTGCTATAACGACACTCTGTTTCCCGAGACAGGTGTTGCGGTGACACGCGTGCTGGAGCGGCTGGGGCATACGGTGGAGTTTCCGCTGGCGCAGACCTGTTGCGGGCAGATGCACTACAACACGGGCTATCATCGCGAAGCTGTGCCGCTGGTACGGAGATTCGTGGAGATGTTTCGGGATGCCGAAGTGGTTTGCGTGCCTTCTGCCAGTTGCGTAGCGATGATGCGTGAGCACTATCTAATGATGGCTGAGGCGGAGAACGACAGCGCGTTTCTTGCCGATGTGAAGAGCCTGCTGCCACGCGTGTTTGAGTTCAGCGAGCTGCTCGCGAACCGGCTCCAGACGGAGGATGTGGGCGCGACGTTTGCGCATAGTGTGACCTACCATCCGTCGTGCCACTCGCTGCGGATGCTGCATGTGGGCGATGCGCCGGTGCGGCTACTGCGGCAGGTGCGCGGGTTGACGCTGCTGGAGTTGCCGAAGAAGGAGCAGTGCTGCGGGTTCGGTGGGACGTTTGCGGTGAAGAACGCCGATGTCTCAGTGGCGATGCTGGCTGAGAAGCAGGGCTGCGTGGTGGAGACTGGGGCTGAGGTTGTGACCGCGCTCGACAATAGCTGCCTGATGCAGATCTATGGCGGGCTGCATCGCGCAGGCTCGGCTGTGCGGACGATGCATATCGCGGAGATTCTTGCGAGCGAGGGAGCTGCGCTATGA
- a CDS encoding LUD domain-containing protein, producing MSDAREVILGRIRAAVGGAPDRVAYDQIGREYQRKGSLDREACLHLLKDRLLDYDSEILEVGSEAEIGGAVEEALRRAGEHSVLVAEAFPKNWLPSAAEVVVDAALATEQLDGLGTVLTTCEAAVAATGTIILVHEGAQGRRAVTLLPDHHICVLARQQVVETVPEALAAISSSRRMAMTTISGPSATSDIEMTRIRGVHGPRRLSVVLYGE from the coding sequence ATGAGCGACGCACGCGAGGTGATCCTGGGGCGCATTCGTGCCGCGGTTGGCGGTGCGCCAGACCGTGTTGCGTATGACCAGATAGGTCGCGAGTATCAACGCAAGGGCTCGCTTGACCGCGAGGCTTGCCTGCATCTGCTGAAGGACCGGTTGCTGGACTACGACTCCGAGATCCTTGAGGTTGGCAGCGAGGCGGAGATTGGCGGCGCTGTTGAGGAGGCGCTGCGGCGTGCCGGTGAGCATAGCGTGCTGGTTGCCGAGGCGTTTCCGAAGAACTGGCTTCCGAGCGCCGCTGAGGTTGTGGTCGATGCCGCGCTGGCGACGGAGCAGCTGGATGGGTTGGGTACCGTGTTGACGACGTGCGAGGCGGCTGTCGCGGCGACAGGGACGATCATCCTGGTGCATGAAGGCGCGCAGGGGCGGCGGGCGGTTACGCTGCTGCCGGACCATCATATCTGCGTGCTGGCGCGGCAGCAGGTGGTGGAGACCGTACCGGAGGCGCTGGCGGCGATCAGTTCCAGCAGGCGGATGGCGATGACGACGATCTCTGGGCCTTCGGCGACGTCGGATATTGAGATGACGCGGATTCGTGGCGTGCATGGGCCGCGGCGGCTTAGCGTTGTGCTTTATGGCGAGTGA
- a CDS encoding bifunctional rhamnulose-1-phosphate aldolase/short-chain dehydrogenase produces the protein MTTASKLRFLEDRWDEAVASKLDAPELLRYRSNLLGSDLRLTNFGGGNTSSKIDEVDPLDGQTKKVLWVKGSGGDLGSIKRSGFATLYLDKVLALANSYQGVAREDEIVSMYPLCTFGNNPVAASIDTPLHGFLPFPHVDHLHPDWGIALAASANGKQKMEEFNQQFGHKIVWVPWQRPGFELALMLRDAVAAVPGCDGVVLGGHGLFTWGNTQRESYLNTITIIDQIGQFIAQHAEKKSTSFGGAKHASHDDRQALATKIMPVIRGRVSAKQRVIGSFTDAPDVLAFVNSHSAEKLAHLGTSCPDHFIRTKIRPLFVNWDPKTDPAGIEPLIDQALETYRAEYADYYKAHALPDSPAMRDASPTVVLIPGIGMFSFGKNKTESRITGEFYTNAIHVMEGAGHMDEDNCPAVLPQAGPAAKTEAFTTHQNYVALPPSEAFRIEYWALEEAKIRRQPPEKELSRRIALIVGGASGIGRETALLATERGAHIVVADLSLEAAQKVADECKAIGGKECAIATVIDIRKRDAIKQALNATIAAFGGVDLLINTAAIFPSSPDGIITDAQWGITLEINVTANYLLTDEASSVFKAQGISGSVVLTSSANAVVAKRGSEAYDVSKAALSHLVRELAVTYSPLLRVNGISPATVVKGSTMFPRDRVKASLTKYNIAFEESASDDELRNLLAKFYAKRTLTHVPIDPKDCAEAILFIGGPKAPVTTGHLVPVDGGLVEAYLR, from the coding sequence ATGACTACCGCTAGCAAGCTCCGCTTCCTCGAAGACCGCTGGGATGAGGCCGTTGCCTCCAAGCTCGACGCCCCCGAACTCCTCCGCTATCGCTCCAACCTGCTCGGTTCCGATCTCCGCCTCACCAACTTCGGTGGCGGCAACACCAGCTCCAAGATCGACGAAGTCGACCCCCTCGACGGCCAGACGAAGAAGGTTCTCTGGGTCAAGGGCTCTGGCGGCGATCTCGGCAGCATCAAGCGCTCCGGCTTCGCCACGCTCTATCTCGATAAGGTCCTCGCCCTCGCAAACAGTTATCAGGGTGTAGCCCGTGAAGACGAGATCGTCTCGATGTATCCGCTCTGCACCTTCGGCAACAACCCCGTCGCAGCGTCCATCGACACGCCACTCCACGGCTTCCTCCCGTTCCCGCACGTCGACCACCTCCACCCCGACTGGGGCATCGCTCTCGCGGCCTCGGCCAACGGCAAGCAAAAAATGGAGGAGTTCAATCAGCAGTTCGGCCACAAGATCGTCTGGGTCCCCTGGCAGCGCCCCGGCTTCGAGCTCGCACTGATGCTGCGCGATGCCGTCGCCGCGGTCCCTGGCTGCGACGGCGTCGTCCTCGGCGGCCACGGCCTCTTCACATGGGGCAACACGCAGCGCGAAAGCTACCTCAACACCATCACGATCATTGACCAGATCGGTCAGTTCATCGCGCAGCACGCGGAGAAGAAGTCCACGAGCTTCGGCGGCGCAAAGCACGCTTCGCACGACGACCGCCAGGCCCTCGCCACGAAGATCATGCCCGTCATCCGTGGCCGAGTCTCCGCAAAGCAGCGCGTCATCGGCAGCTTCACGGATGCCCCTGACGTCCTTGCCTTCGTGAACTCGCACTCAGCGGAAAAGCTCGCGCACCTCGGCACCAGCTGCCCCGACCACTTCATCCGCACCAAGATCCGCCCGCTCTTCGTCAACTGGGACCCCAAGACTGATCCAGCAGGCATCGAGCCTCTGATCGACCAGGCCCTCGAAACCTACCGCGCCGAGTACGCCGACTACTACAAGGCCCACGCCCTGCCCGACTCGCCCGCCATGCGCGACGCCAGCCCCACCGTCGTCCTCATCCCCGGCATCGGCATGTTCAGCTTCGGCAAGAACAAAACCGAGTCCCGCATCACCGGCGAGTTCTACACCAACGCCATCCACGTCATGGAAGGCGCCGGCCACATGGACGAGGATAACTGTCCCGCGGTGCTTCCGCAGGCTGGTCCTGCCGCAAAGACTGAAGCCTTCACAACGCACCAGAACTACGTCGCACTCCCACCCAGCGAAGCCTTCCGCATCGAGTACTGGGCACTTGAAGAGGCGAAGATTCGCCGCCAGCCGCCCGAGAAGGAGCTCTCCCGCCGCATCGCTCTCATCGTCGGCGGAGCCAGCGGCATCGGCCGCGAGACCGCTCTACTCGCCACCGAGCGCGGCGCGCACATCGTCGTCGCCGACCTTTCGCTCGAAGCCGCACAGAAGGTCGCCGATGAGTGCAAGGCCATCGGTGGCAAGGAGTGCGCGATCGCCACGGTCATCGACATCCGCAAGCGCGACGCGATCAAGCAGGCGCTCAACGCCACCATCGCAGCCTTCGGCGGCGTAGACCTCCTCATTAACACCGCAGCCATCTTCCCGTCTTCGCCCGACGGCATCATCACCGATGCGCAGTGGGGCATCACGCTGGAGATCAACGTCACCGCCAACTACCTGCTCACTGACGAAGCCTCATCCGTCTTCAAGGCGCAGGGAATCTCCGGCAGCGTCGTCCTCACCAGCTCTGCCAACGCCGTCGTCGCCAAACGTGGCAGCGAGGCGTATGACGTCTCCAAGGCCGCGCTCTCGCACCTCGTCCGCGAGCTCGCCGTCACCTACTCGCCTCTGCTGCGCGTCAACGGCATCAGCCCGGCTACAGTCGTCAAGGGTTCCACCATGTTCCCGCGCGACCGCGTCAAGGCCTCTCTGACGAAGTACAACATCGCCTTCGAGGAGTCTGCGAGCGACGATGAACTCCGCAACCTCCTCGCGAAGTTCTACGCCAAACGCACCCTCACGCACGTCCCCATCGACCCCAAAGACTGTGCCGAAGCGATCCTCTTCATCGGTGGCCCCAAGGCACCCGTCACCACCGGCCACCTCGTCCCGGTCGACGGCGGCCTCGTCGAAGCCTACCTCCGCTAA